The Blattabacterium cuenoti genome segment TGAAATTTTCAATTTCTTTTTGAATTAATACCATAATATATATTAATTTATATCTAAGTAAAATTTCATTTAAATATTGATAAAATGTGATTTCATCAGAATTATATATTATACCTTTTTCATTAATGTTATTAAAATCATCATAATTATGATAATGATTTAATACGATTTTTTTTAAACTGATATTATAATTTTCTTCCGATTTATATTTATAACTTATTTTTTCAAAAATTTCTTGATTTTTTTTTGATAAAAAACGAATTTTCCAAAATTTAAAAGTATTTAATATTATTGAAGTAACATTATTATTAAATTTTTTTATTACATTTTTTCCATATTTCACAATCATTCGCATTAATTCATTCTCAATATTAGTATATATTATATTTTTTTTTACTTGTTTAACAACACATTTAACATAATTAATGGATTTAACCGGGTTAACGGATATTTTTTCTAGTTCATTAATTAAAATTTCTTTACTAATGTTAAATCTTTTAGATATCTCTTGTAAATATAATTCTTTTTGAAGAACATTATTGATCTTGGATATACTACTTAAAACATTAAAAATTAATAAATATTTTTTAAATACATCATTGTTATGATATTTTTCATATACTTTCTGTTTAAATGAAATAAAATTATGACTATTTTTCTTTATAAAATCTTTTAATTTCTTAGAAGAATAATATTTTTTGGATATAGAATCAGGATCTTCACCTTTGGAAAGAAATACTATTCTTAAATTGATTTCTTGTTCCAAGAAAAAATTAATTATTCTTAAAGAAGATTTAATTCCCGAAAAATCTCCATCATAAAAAAGAATAATATTTTTTGTGAATTTTTTTATCAACAATATTTGATTAACATTTATAGATATACCAGAAGTAGAAACTACATTTTTTATTCCAGATTGATGCAAAGAAATAACATCTGTATATCCTTCTACTAAAAAACAACTGTTTTCTCTCAAAATAGAACTTTTAGCCTGAAATAATCCATATAACATTTTACTCTTTTTAAAAATATCGCTTTCTGGTGAGTTTATATATTTAGTAATTCTAATGCTAGAGTTAGTAGAATTATTCAATTCTAAATATCTTCCGCCAAAACCAATAATTTTTCCTGATAAAGAATGAATTGGAAACATTATTCTATTTCTAAAACGATCAAAAATTTTGCAATTTTTAGAAAAAACCAATCCCGATTTAATCAGATAATTAGACTTTAATCCATTTTTTAAAGAATTTTTTGTAAATCTCATCCATGAATTTGAAGCATATCCTAACTCAAATTTCTTTATTATTTCTAAATTAAATCCTCTATCATTCATCAAGTAATTTAATCCATATTTTAATCCTTCTTTATTAAATAATTCACTGATAAAAAAATATTTAGCATATTTTTGTATACGATATAGTTTTTCTTTTATAGAATTTTCTTTCTTTTGAAAGAATTTTTTTTCTTTAATTAAAACATTATATTTTTTGGCTAAATAATGCAATGATTCTACATAAGAAAATCGTTCATATTCCATAAGGAATGTAATAATATTCCCACCTTTTCCTGAACTAAAATCCTTCCATATTTTTTTTATAGGAGAGACGATGAATGAAGGATTTTTCTCTTCTGAAAAAGGGCTAAGTCCTCTATAATTTGATCCACTTTTTTTTAATTCTACAAAATCTCCAATAACATCTTCTATACGAGAAATAGATAAAATTTTATTTTTTAATTTTTGAGAAATTATCATAATTAATCAATTAATTATTATCAATATTTTTTTAGTTTACGTATAATTTTTTTTGGATCTAAATCAGAGAAAATAGTTGATCCAGAAACGATAATATCTGCTCCATTTTTGAATAAAAAGTAGGCATTTTCTAAATTAATTCCACCATCTACCTCTATCAGAGCATAAGAATTATTTTTTAAAATCAAATTTTTAGTGTCTTCTATTTTTTTATATGTATTATCTATAAATTTTTGCCCACTAAAACCTGGATTTACACTCATTAATAAAACAAAATCAATATCTTTAATAATATCTTGTAATAGAATAACAGGAGTATGTGGATTTACTGCAACGCCTACTTTAAGACCATATTGTTTTATGGAAAATATAGTTTTATTTAAATGAATACATGCTTCATAATGAACATGTAAATGATCAGCTCCAGAATTTTTACATTGTTTTATATAAAGTTCCGGTTTTGAAATCATTAAATGTACATCTATAGGTTTAGACGCATATTTTTTTACATATTGGATAAATGAATATCCAAAAGATATATTTGAAACAAAAGATGAATCCATAATATCTATATGAAACCAATCGGCTTCACTTTCATTTAACATTTCTATATCACGATATAAAAAAGCTAAATTAGCTGATAACAAAGATGGAGCTATAATTTTTTTCATATAATTAATATTTAATAGAAATTAAAAGATATTATGTTATTTATTATTTATTTTATATTGATTTCATTAATAATTCACTAATTCCAGTTTTTGAAAATCCCCCATCATGATATAAATTTTGCATAGTAACTTTTTTTGTTAAATCTGAAAATAATGTAATTATATAATTGGCACAATCCTCTGCTGAGGAATTCCCTAATGGTGACATTTTTTCGGAAAAAGTAAAAAATTTATCAAATTCCTTAATTGCTCTAGAAGATCTAGTAATAATTGGAGATTGAGAAACTGTATTTACTCTTACTTTTTTTTTATTTCCCCAATAATATCCAAAATTTCTAGCAATACTTTCTAAATAAGCTTTATAATCGGCCATATCTCCATAAAATGGATAACTTCTATGAGAAGCGATATAGGTTAAAGCTACAATAGATCCCCATTCATTCATGACATTTTTGTTCCAAGCAATTTTCATAATTTTATGAAAAGAAACAGCAGATATATCCCAACCTTTTTTTAAAAAATCATAATTTAAAAATGGATAATCTATTTTTTTTCTAATATTTAATGACATTGCTATGGAATGCAATAAAAAGTCTATTTTTCCTCCAAGAAAATCTAAAGTTTTTTCAAATAACATATCTAAATCATAAATAGATGTAGCATCAGCTGGAATAACTATTGATTTGGTTTTATTAGATAAATCATGAATTTTTCCCATTCTTAATGAAATCGGAGTATTTGTTAATACAAAAGTTGCATTTTCTTCATAAGCGCGTTCTGCTACTTTCCAAGCAATGGAATTTTCATCTAAAGCACCAAATATAATTCCTTTTTTTCCTTTTAGAAGATTATAAGACATAAAATTTTTTTATTCAAAAATATCATTTATTATTGGTAAATAATCTAATTTTTCCCATGTAAATAATTCTACTTCTTTTTTTATAGAATTGCCTTTGAAATCTAAAAAATATTTAGATTTTTTTTTGGGAATTCTCCCCATATGTCCATAAACAGAAGTTTCTTCATATATAGGGTTACGTAATTTTAATCTTTTTTCTATTGCACATGGTCTTAAATCAAAAAATTTATTTATATTGGATGCAATAATTTCATTACTGATTTTTGATTTACCGTAATTATTAACTGAAATACTGATGGGTTCTTCTATTCCTGCAATATAAGATATTTGTATTAATATTTCATCTGAAATACCTGAAGCAACAATATTTTTGGCTATATGTCTTGCTTCATATGCACCAGATCTATCCATTTTAGATGGATCTTTTCCTGAAAAGGCACCACCTCCATGAGAACCTTTTCCTCCATATGTATCCACAATAATTTTTCTTCCAGTTACTCCAGTATCTCCGTTAGGACCTCCAATAATAAATTTTCCTGTAGGATTGATGTAATATTTAGTACGATCTGTAAATAATTTTTTAGTTTTATCCGATAAAAAGTTATTCTTAAAGCTAGGAATTAATATGTTTTTAACATCTTTAACTATTTTTCGGTGCATGTTATCTTTGGTATCAAATTCATCATGTTGAGTAGAAATAACCACAGAATTCACATGTTTTGGGATATCTTTTTTAGAATATTCTATAGTTACTTGAGATTTAGAAT includes the following:
- the dnaG gene encoding DNA primase, giving the protein MIISQKLKNKILSISRIEDVIGDFVELKKSGSNYRGLSPFSEEKNPSFIVSPIKKIWKDFSSGKGGNIITFLMEYERFSYVESLHYLAKKYNVLIKEKKFFQKKENSIKEKLYRIQKYAKYFFISELFNKEGLKYGLNYLMNDRGFNLEIIKKFELGYASNSWMRFTKNSLKNGLKSNYLIKSGLVFSKNCKIFDRFRNRIMFPIHSLSGKIIGFGGRYLELNNSTNSSIRITKYINSPESDIFKKSKMLYGLFQAKSSILRENSCFLVEGYTDVISLHQSGIKNVVSTSGISINVNQILLIKKFTKNIILFYDGDFSGIKSSLRIINFFLEQEINLRIVFLSKGEDPDSISKKYYSSKKLKDFIKKNSHNFISFKQKVYEKYHNNDVFKKYLLIFNVLSSISKINNVLQKELYLQEISKRFNISKEILINELEKISVNPVKSINYVKCVVKQVKKNIIYTNIENELMRMIVKYGKNVIKKFNNNVTSIILNTFKFWKIRFLSKKNQEIFEKISYKYKSEENYNISLKKIVLNHYHNYDDFNNINEKGIIYNSDEITFYQYLNEILLRYKLIYIMVLIQKEIENFNNNNLSLRKIIYLTKIKNNIDKKLNGYG
- the rpe gene encoding ribulose-phosphate 3-epimerase; the encoded protein is MKKIIAPSLLSANLAFLYRDIEMLNESEADWFHIDIMDSSFVSNISFGYSFIQYVKKYASKPIDVHLMISKPELYIKQCKNSGADHLHVHYEACIHLNKTIFSIKQYGLKVGVAVNPHTPVILLQDIIKDIDFVLLMSVNPGFSGQKFIDNTYKKIEDTKNLILKNNSYALIEVDGGINLENAYFLFKNGADIIVSGSTIFSDLDPKKIIRKLKKY
- a CDS encoding enoyl-ACP reductase FabI, with amino-acid sequence MSYNLLKGKKGIIFGALDENSIAWKVAERAYEENATFVLTNTPISLRMGKIHDLSNKTKSIVIPADATSIYDLDMLFEKTLDFLGGKIDFLLHSIAMSLNIRKKIDYPFLNYDFLKKGWDISAVSFHKIMKIAWNKNVMNEWGSIVALTYIASHRSYPFYGDMADYKAYLESIARNFGYYWGNKKKVRVNTVSQSPIITRSSRAIKEFDKFFTFSEKMSPLGNSSAEDCANYIITLFSDLTKKVTMQNLYHDGGFSKTGISELLMKSI
- the metK gene encoding methionine adenosyltransferase; the protein is MSYLFTSESVSEGHPDKISDQISDSILDHFLAFDPTSKVAIETLVTTGQIIVAGEVNSKTGLNIQRISRNILRKIGYTKNEYKFHAESCGILTSIQEQSTDLIKGIENGNGNKITIGAGDQCIVFGYAVKESDNYIPLSLEFSHNLLKELSNIRNEGNKMTYLRPDSKSQVTIEYSKKDIPKHVNSVVISTQHDEFDTKDNMHRKIVKDVKNILIPSFKNNFLSDKTKKLFTDRTKYYINPTGKFIIGGPNGDTGVTGRKIIVDTYGGKGSHGGGAFSGKDPSKMDRSGAYEARHIAKNIVASGISDEILIQISYIAGIEEPISISVNNYGKSKISNEIIASNINKFFDLRPCAIEKRLKLRNPIYEETSVYGHMGRIPKKKSKYFLDFKGNSIKKEVELFTWEKLDYLPIINDIFE